One segment of Tepidimicrobium xylanilyticum DNA contains the following:
- a CDS encoding M20 metallopeptidase family protein, giving the protein MFELEKIKELYEEELINFRRDLHMYPELSLKEYRTTEKIKEKLTSLGIEIIDIGMETGVIGLLRGAESGPTIALRGDIDALPIQELSDVPYKSRIDGVMHACGHDIHATTLIGAALILSSIRDKLKGNVMFVFQPAEEVNKGAKLMLEKGLFTDIKADLIFGLHNNPEIPWGKIAIKKGGLMAAVDTIKIRVKGRGGHGALPHATSDPIVAASAIIMNLQTIVSRNVSPLDSAVISLGTINSGTTNNVIPEIVEMTGTVRSFLPETRQMLPERIKEVLENTARAYKVDVELDYIFELPAIFNSEELTKLAYDAAKEIVGEEGIVEPIPSMGGEDFALFTEKIPGFFFWLGVGNEERDMNYVWHSPRFDGDERALIIGSTVMSNMVLKGIDYVNNNRG; this is encoded by the coding sequence ATGTTTGAACTAGAAAAAATAAAGGAATTATACGAAGAAGAATTAATAAATTTTAGAAGGGATCTTCATATGTATCCAGAGTTAAGTTTAAAGGAGTATAGGACTACTGAAAAAATTAAGGAGAAGCTAACTTCTCTAGGCATAGAAATAATCGATATAGGAATGGAAACGGGAGTAATAGGTTTATTGAGGGGAGCTGAAAGTGGCCCCACCATTGCACTCAGAGGAGATATTGATGCTCTTCCAATTCAGGAATTAAGCGATGTGCCCTATAAGTCTAGAATAGATGGAGTAATGCATGCTTGTGGTCACGATATACATGCAACTACTTTAATAGGCGCTGCTCTAATCTTATCTAGCATAAGGGACAAATTGAAGGGAAATGTAATGTTTGTTTTTCAACCAGCAGAGGAAGTAAACAAGGGTGCAAAATTAATGTTGGAAAAGGGGCTTTTTACGGATATAAAAGCAGATTTAATTTTTGGTTTACATAATAACCCTGAGATACCCTGGGGGAAAATTGCCATTAAAAAAGGAGGTTTAATGGCCGCTGTTGATACTATAAAGATAAGGGTTAAAGGGAGAGGGGGGCATGGTGCACTACCTCATGCTACAAGCGATCCTATTGTAGCTGCTTCAGCCATTATAATGAATTTGCAAACTATAGTGAGTAGAAATGTTAGTCCTTTAGATTCGGCAGTCATATCCTTAGGAACGATTAATTCAGGAACAACAAATAATGTTATTCCTGAAATTGTGGAAATGACAGGTACTGTCAGAAGTTTCCTTCCAGAAACGAGACAAATGCTCCCAGAACGAATAAAGGAAGTACTAGAGAATACTGCCAGAGCTTATAAGGTAGATGTGGAATTGGATTATATATTTGAATTACCAGCTATTTTCAATAGCGAAGAGCTGACCAAATTAGCTTATGATGCTGCTAAGGAAATAGTAGGAGAAGAAGGGATAGTAGAACCGATACCTTCTATGGGTGGAGAAGATTTTGCTCTTTTCACTGAGAAGATTCCAGGATTCTTTTTCTGGTTAGGGGTAGGCAATGAAGAAAGGGATATGAATTATGTTTGGCATAGCCCTAGATTTGATGGAGATGAAAGGGCACTTATTATTGGCTCAACAGTTATGAGCAATATGGTTTTAAAAGGTATAGATTATGTAAATAACAATAGAGGCTAA
- a CDS encoding TetR/AcrR family transcriptional regulator, whose product MEKKLLRKKRMMTYFIDAAAQIIREEGIDKVTIRKVADIAGFNSATLYNYFENLDHLILFAAMRYIKDYAAALPEYLKDANNALDRFLRVWECFCHFSFKDPEIYHAIFFADLDKDLEDYVAEYYKLFPEELIVENHGISTMLLKHNIFERGMTTVKECVKEGFIREEDAEDLNEMTMFIYESILLKVIRNKMEYDDANAKCIKYIKRITNSFLIEDKR is encoded by the coding sequence ATGGAAAAAAAGTTATTGAGAAAAAAAAGGATGATGACATATTTTATTGATGCTGCTGCCCAAATAATAAGGGAAGAGGGCATCGATAAGGTTACAATAAGAAAAGTAGCCGATATAGCCGGCTTTAATAGCGCTACCCTATATAATTATTTTGAAAATCTGGATCATTTAATATTATTCGCTGCCATGCGTTACATAAAGGATTATGCTGCCGCCTTACCTGAATACTTAAAGGATGCTAACAATGCCTTGGATAGGTTTTTAAGAGTATGGGAATGCTTTTGCCACTTCTCCTTCAAGGATCCAGAAATATACCACGCTATCTTTTTTGCAGATTTAGACAAGGATCTGGAAGATTATGTAGCCGAATATTATAAGCTATTTCCCGAAGAATTAATAGTTGAAAACCATGGCATTTCAACCATGCTTTTAAAACACAATATATTTGAAAGGGGAATGACTACTGTAAAAGAATGTGTTAAAGAAGGCTTTATTAGAGAAGAAGATGCTGAAGATTTAAATGAAATGACCATGTTCATCTATGAAAGCATATTATTAAAAGTTATAAGAAATAAAATGGAATATGATGATGCCAATGCAAAATGCATCAAGTATATAAAACGTATTACCAACTCCTTTCTTATAGAAGATAAAAGATAG
- the grdA gene encoding glycine/sarcosine/betaine reductase complex selenoprotein A: MSLFDASKKVIIIGDRDGIPGPAIEECVKTTEAEVVFSSTECFVUTAAGAMDLENQKRVKDLTEKYGAENIIVIIGGAEAEAAGLAAETVTAGDPTFAGPLAGVQLGLRVYHPVEPEFKEAVDPDVYDEQVGMMEMVLNVDEIIEEVKAIREEYCKFKD; this comes from the coding sequence ATGTCATTATTTGATGCCAGTAAAAAGGTTATCATCATAGGCGATAGAGATGGCATCCCAGGGCCAGCCATCGAAGAGTGTGTAAAGACTACAGAAGCTGAAGTAGTGTTCTCATCTACCGAGTGCTTTGTCTGAACGGCTGCAGGAGCCATGGACTTGGAAAATCAAAAGAGGGTTAAAGATTTAACTGAAAAATACGGTGCAGAAAACATAATCGTAATAATCGGTGGAGCTGAAGCTGAAGCAGCTGGTTTAGCAGCTGAAACGGTTACAGCAGGAGACCCAACTTTTGCAGGTCCATTGGCAGGAGTCCAGTTAGGACTTAGAGTTTATCATCCAGTAGAACCAGAGTTTAAGGAAGCAGTAGATCCAGATGTTTATGATGAGCAAGTTGGCATGATGGAAATGGTACTAAATGTTGATGAAATAATAGAGGAAGTAAAAGCTATTAGGGAAGAATACTGCAAGTTTAAAGACTAA
- the grdH gene encoding betaine reductase selenoprotein B codes for MKKAILYINQFFGQIGGEEKADFPPEIREGLVGPAMELQRQLGDDVKVTHTIICGDNYMGSNTEEAIETILGFLEDKEFHIFFAGPAFRAGRYGTACGHIGKAVKEKFNVPVITSMNEENPGVEMFREHMYIFKGGASAAAMRKDIKKMADFGKRILNGDELLSADEEGYFGRGIRRQVWLKEPVPAADRVIDMLLKKIHGEPFQTELPIPELDTVPIAEPIKDLSKAKIAMVTSGGIVPVDNPDRIQSASATRWGKYDVSNLERLEAGVFKTIHAGFDPAAANDDPNVIVPLDVMRAFEKEGKIGKVHDYFYSTVGTGTTQGEAARMGKEIVEDLKAAGVDGVILTSTUGTCTRCGATIVKEIEKAGIPVVQMANLIPVAKSVGSNKIVPTISIPYPLGDPNTPKEEQWKLRYHRVGVALEALTADVKEQTVFSVKI; via the coding sequence ATGAAGAAAGCAATACTCTATATTAATCAATTCTTTGGTCAGATAGGGGGAGAAGAAAAGGCTGATTTTCCTCCAGAGATAAGAGAAGGCTTAGTAGGGCCAGCTATGGAACTACAAAGGCAATTAGGAGATGATGTAAAGGTTACCCACACCATTATCTGCGGTGATAACTATATGGGTTCTAATACGGAAGAGGCTATAGAAACCATATTAGGCTTCTTGGAAGATAAGGAATTCCATATATTCTTTGCAGGCCCAGCCTTTAGAGCAGGTAGATATGGTACCGCCTGTGGGCACATTGGAAAGGCTGTGAAGGAAAAGTTTAACGTGCCAGTAATAACTTCCATGAACGAAGAGAATCCGGGAGTTGAGATGTTCCGAGAGCACATGTATATATTTAAGGGCGGAGCTAGCGCTGCTGCCATGAGGAAAGATATTAAGAAGATGGCTGACTTTGGCAAGAGGATATTAAATGGAGACGAACTTCTTTCTGCTGATGAAGAAGGCTATTTTGGTAGAGGAATCAGACGCCAGGTTTGGTTAAAAGAACCCGTTCCTGCAGCAGATAGGGTTATAGATATGCTGCTGAAAAAGATCCATGGGGAGCCCTTCCAAACGGAACTTCCTATACCAGAGCTGGATACGGTGCCTATAGCAGAACCAATAAAAGATCTATCAAAAGCCAAAATAGCTATGGTAACTTCAGGTGGTATAGTACCTGTAGACAATCCAGATAGAATTCAATCTGCTTCTGCCACAAGATGGGGTAAATATGACGTATCCAATTTAGAAAGATTGGAAGCTGGAGTATTTAAAACCATCCATGCTGGATTCGACCCAGCAGCGGCAAATGATGATCCAAACGTTATAGTTCCACTAGATGTTATGAGAGCTTTTGAAAAGGAAGGGAAGATAGGTAAGGTCCATGACTACTTCTATTCCACAGTTGGAACGGGTACTACTCAAGGAGAAGCGGCAAGAATGGGTAAAGAAATAGTAGAGGATTTAAAAGCAGCAGGTGTTGATGGGGTAATATTGACATCCACCTGAGGTACTTGTACACGTTGCGGTGCAACGATAGTAAAAGAAATAGAAAAAGCAGGCATACCTGTAGTTCAAATGGCCAATTTAATCCCCGTTGCTAAATCTGTTGGGTCAAATAAAATAGTTCCAACTATATCCATACCCTATCCACTAGGGGATCCAAACACACCAAAGGAAGAACAGTGGAAGCTAAGATACCATAGGGTTGGGGTTGCTTTAGAAGCCTTGACTGCAGATGTTAAAGAACAAACTGTATTTAGTGTGAAAATTTAA
- a CDS encoding ABC transporter ATP-binding protein — protein MLKINNLHINYGGIKAVRGINLTIEDNKIVTLIGANGAGKSSTLRAIMGLVKKGEGTVKYNDENITDLSTVDIVKKGIVLVPEGRHVFPNLTVEENLILGAYTINDKEAIKNNMAQVYEIFPRLKERHWQKAGTLSGGEQQMLAVGRALMIKPKVLMMDEPSLGLAPILVKEIFDIIKTINEQGNTILLVEQNAKKALEIAHYGYVLETGELKLEGTGQELLNDSRVQEAYLGEAR, from the coding sequence ATGCTTAAGATTAACAACCTACACATTAATTATGGTGGTATAAAGGCTGTAAGGGGAATAAACTTAACCATTGAGGATAATAAGATAGTAACTTTAATTGGAGCCAATGGTGCTGGGAAATCTTCAACCTTAAGAGCCATAATGGGCCTTGTAAAGAAGGGGGAAGGAACTGTGAAGTATAACGATGAGAATATAACTGACCTTTCTACCGTTGATATAGTTAAAAAGGGAATCGTTCTAGTGCCGGAGGGAAGGCATGTATTTCCCAATCTAACAGTGGAAGAAAATCTAATATTAGGGGCATATACCATTAACGATAAGGAAGCCATTAAGAATAATATGGCACAGGTATATGAGATATTTCCTAGGCTAAAGGAAAGGCATTGGCAGAAGGCTGGAACCCTATCGGGAGGGGAACAGCAGATGCTGGCCGTTGGGAGGGCCTTGATGATTAAACCAAAGGTCCTTATGATGGACGAACCCTCTTTAGGATTAGCCCCTATTTTAGTAAAAGAGATATTCGATATTATAAAGACTATAAACGAACAAGGAAATACCATACTGTTAGTTGAGCAAAATGCTAAAAAAGCCTTAGAAATTGCTCATTATGGATATGTACTGGAAACAGGAGAACTAAAACTAGAAGGAACTGGACAAGAGCTTCTTAACGATAGCCGGGTACAGGAAGCATATTTAGGAGAAGCTAGATAA
- a CDS encoding glycine/sarcosine/betaine reductase component B subunit encodes MKLELGNFYVKDIVFGDKTSYSNGILTINKEEALEVVRQDEHITEADLYIVKPGDKVRLVPVKEAIEPRFRVGGGPVFPGVTGELMQAGNGRTLALKDCSVLVVGKHWGGFQDGLIDMSGEGAKYTYFSQLKNIVLVADTDEEFEKREQQKKNRALRWAGMRLAEYIGSCVKDLEPEEVESFELEPITKRTAKINDLPSVVLVLQPQSQMEELGYNDLIYGWDANRMLPTFMHPNEILDGAVISGSFMPCSSKWSTYDFQNFPMIRRLYEEHGKTLNFLGIIMSNLNVALDQKERAALFVAQMAKSLGADSAIVAEEGYGNPDADFIACIVALEDAGIKTVGLTNECTGRDGKSQPLVTLDPKADAIVSCGDVSQLIELPPMETVLGELESLARDGLAGGWAGDEILGPSVREDGSIIMENNSMFCGDQVVGWSTKTVKEF; translated from the coding sequence ATGAAACTGGAATTAGGTAACTTTTACGTCAAGGATATAGTTTTTGGGGACAAGACCTCCTATTCTAATGGGATATTAACCATTAATAAAGAGGAGGCCCTGGAAGTAGTTAGACAGGATGAACATATTACCGAAGCAGACCTGTATATAGTAAAACCAGGTGATAAGGTTAGGTTGGTACCAGTGAAGGAAGCAATAGAGCCGAGATTTAGGGTTGGCGGAGGCCCAGTATTCCCTGGTGTAACAGGAGAATTGATGCAAGCAGGTAATGGCAGAACCTTAGCCCTTAAGGATTGCAGCGTATTAGTTGTAGGAAAACATTGGGGCGGCTTCCAGGATGGCCTTATAGATATGAGTGGTGAAGGAGCAAAATACACCTACTTTTCCCAGCTAAAGAATATTGTACTAGTAGCTGATACAGATGAAGAATTTGAAAAAAGGGAGCAGCAAAAGAAGAATAGGGCTTTAAGATGGGCTGGAATGAGATTGGCAGAGTATATTGGCTCCTGTGTAAAGGATTTAGAGCCAGAGGAAGTGGAAAGCTTTGAATTAGAGCCCATTACAAAGCGTACAGCTAAGATAAACGATTTGCCATCTGTAGTGTTAGTTTTACAGCCTCAATCCCAGATGGAGGAACTAGGCTATAATGATTTGATTTATGGCTGGGATGCCAATAGGATGTTGCCAACCTTTATGCATCCAAACGAAATATTAGATGGAGCAGTAATTTCGGGTAGTTTCATGCCTTGTTCATCTAAATGGTCAACCTATGATTTTCAAAACTTCCCAATGATAAGAAGGCTTTATGAGGAGCACGGGAAAACCTTAAACTTCCTAGGTATTATAATGTCCAACTTAAATGTAGCCCTAGACCAAAAAGAAAGGGCAGCCCTATTTGTAGCTCAAATGGCTAAGTCTTTAGGGGCTGATAGCGCCATAGTTGCAGAAGAAGGATACGGGAATCCAGATGCAGACTTTATAGCATGTATCGTTGCTTTAGAGGATGCAGGAATAAAAACTGTAGGGCTAACCAATGAGTGTACAGGTAGGGATGGGAAATCACAACCATTGGTAACCCTAGATCCTAAGGCGGATGCCATCGTATCCTGTGGCGATGTGTCTCAATTGATAGAGCTTCCTCCTATGGAGACGGTTTTAGGCGAACTAGAATCCTTAGCAAGGGATGGATTAGCCGGAGGTTGGGCAGGAGACGAGATTCTTGGGCCATCGGTAAGGGAAGACGGTTCCATAATAATGGAAAACAACTCCATGTTCTGTGGAGATCAGGTTGTTGGATGGTCAACTAAGACGGTAAAAGAATTTTAA